A window from Temnothorax longispinosus isolate EJ_2023e chromosome 1, Tlon_JGU_v1, whole genome shotgun sequence encodes these proteins:
- the LOC139815259 gene encoding odorant receptor 4-like isoform X2 produces MIHLEARYYSLNRLLLLAVGLWPYQQSKFTQFQFIFFSATLSAGIIFQLTPLIVLKCTSDLVTKVLFSASFFTTFIITYNAFRLNIEVVKKLLMELQHILNELRDKNEIAIAEKYSCIANRYTIALAALGVCGIFVSIIVQFWSNLINVDVPMNISHQRSRHLFIITEYFVDQEMYFYLILFHVYVAFSIGATVMVGIGAMLITYLQHTCGMFRIASYRIEHAMGIDILQNITLKNKILMIEGIIYAVDIHRLSRHLLSAFEILMFCLITCGVVCVSINLFQIASSGNNVKEFLFPFLLVFACVTYMFIANYIGQIISDHNNHVFSTAYNVQWYRAPIHIQKMILFLLQRQTKEFTLSVGKLFHASMECFATLVKTSVSYFTVIYSTR; encoded by the exons ATGATACATCTAGAAGCTCGATATTACAGTCTCAATAGACTTCTATTGCTTGCTGTTGGTTTATGGCCCTATCAGCAATCCAAATTTACTCAATTtcagtttatctttttctctgcTACTTTGTCAGCAGGTATTATATTTCAG CTGACACCATTAATAGTATTAAAGTGTACTTCGGACCTTGTTACCAAAGTGTTGTTTTCTGCATCTTTCTTTACAAcgtttataataacatataacgCATTCCGTCTTAACATTGAAGTT GTGAAAAAGTTATTGATGGAGCTTCAACATATACTAAACGAATTAAGGGATAAAAACGAAATTGCTATTGCAGAAAAATATAGTTGTATCGCTAATCGTTACACGATTGCGCTTGCGG CACTTGGAGTTTGTGGAATATTTGTTAGTATTATAGTTCAATTTTGGTCGAATTTGATTAATGTTGATGTACCGATGAATATATCTCACCAACGGTCACgtcatttattcattataacaGAGTATTTTGTCGATCAAGAGATGTATTTCTATTTGATTTTGTTCCATGTGTACGTAGCTTTTTCCATCGGAGCAACTGTAATGGTAGGAATAGGTGCAATGCTTATTACGTATCTTCAACATACCTGTGGAATGTTTAGAATTGCTAG CTATCGTATTGAACATGCAATGGGTATCgacattttacaaaacattacgctaaaaaataagattctgATGATCGAGGGCATAATTTATGCGGTCGACATTCATCG ACTGTCTAGGCATTTGTTGTCCGCATTCGAGATACTAATGTTTTGCTTAATAACGTGTGGAGTGGTTTGTGTGAGCATCAACCTATTTCAA ATTGCATCATCTGGAAATAATGTTAAGGAATTCTTATTTCCGTTTCTTCTTGTATTTGCTTGTGTCACGTATATGTTTATAGCCAACTATATCGGGCAGATTATATCGGATCATAATAATCACGTATTTTCTACTGc gTACAATGTGCAATGGTATAGAGCTCCAATACACATACAGAAGATGATATTGTTCCTGTTACAAAGACAAACCAAGGAGTTTACTTTGAGTGTtggtaaattatttcatgCATCTATGGAATGTTTTGCCACG ctGGTTAAGACTTCGGTATCTTACTTTACCGTTATATATTCTACACGATAA
- the LOC139815259 gene encoding uncharacterized protein isoform X4: MELQHILNELRDKNEIAIAEKYSCIANRYTIALAALGVCGIFVSIIVQFWSNLINVDVPMNISHQRSRHLFIITEYFVDQEMYFYLILFHVYVAFSIGATVMVGIGAMLITYLQHTCGMFRIASYRIEHAMGIDILQNITLKNKILMIEGIIYAVDIHRQAMKLSRHLLSAFEILMFCLITCGVVCVSINLFQIASSGNNVKEFLFPFLLVFACVTYMFIANYIGQIISDHNNHVFSTAYNVQWYRAPIHIQKMILFLLQRQTKEFTLSVGKLFHASMECFATLVKTSVSYFTVIYSTR; the protein is encoded by the exons ATGGAGCTTCAACATATACTAAACGAATTAAGGGATAAAAACGAAATTGCTATTGCAGAAAAATATAGTTGTATCGCTAATCGTTACACGATTGCGCTTGCGG CACTTGGAGTTTGTGGAATATTTGTTAGTATTATAGTTCAATTTTGGTCGAATTTGATTAATGTTGATGTACCGATGAATATATCTCACCAACGGTCACgtcatttattcattataacaGAGTATTTTGTCGATCAAGAGATGTATTTCTATTTGATTTTGTTCCATGTGTACGTAGCTTTTTCCATCGGAGCAACTGTAATGGTAGGAATAGGTGCAATGCTTATTACGTATCTTCAACATACCTGTGGAATGTTTAGAATTGCTAG CTATCGTATTGAACATGCAATGGGTATCgacattttacaaaacattacgctaaaaaataagattctgATGATCGAGGGCATAATTTATGCGGTCGACATTCATCGGCAAGCTATGAA ACTGTCTAGGCATTTGTTGTCCGCATTCGAGATACTAATGTTTTGCTTAATAACGTGTGGAGTGGTTTGTGTGAGCATCAACCTATTTCAA ATTGCATCATCTGGAAATAATGTTAAGGAATTCTTATTTCCGTTTCTTCTTGTATTTGCTTGTGTCACGTATATGTTTATAGCCAACTATATCGGGCAGATTATATCGGATCATAATAATCACGTATTTTCTACTGc gTACAATGTGCAATGGTATAGAGCTCCAATACACATACAGAAGATGATATTGTTCCTGTTACAAAGACAAACCAAGGAGTTTACTTTGAGTGTtggtaaattatttcatgCATCTATGGAATGTTTTGCCACG ctGGTTAAGACTTCGGTATCTTACTTTACCGTTATATATTCTACACGATAA
- the LOC139815196 gene encoding uncharacterized protein isoform X2 — MKNLLAQLQHIYNNLKDEYENVIVEKYSNNAKWYTVILTMFAVCGMFTFITAQFWLVILDVILSRNISQSRDFIITTEYFIDQEKHFYLNVLHICAAVCIGCTAIVAVGTMVVAYFQHTCGMFRISSYRIERIMRTSVLQNITSENKILIFKGIICAIDIHRQAMKLCEILISKFEIMLFCLIAIGVLSLSLNLFRIFQISASEDNIKEFVFPVVFVTSTVLYMFIANYVGQDIIDHTNHVFVTAYSVQWYLAPLQIQRMILFLLQRGGKNFTLGIGGLFIGSLECFATLVKASVSYFTVMYSIQ; from the exons ATGAAAAATTTACTGGCTCAActtcaacatatatataacaatctAAAAGATGAATACGAAAACGTTATTGTAGAAAAATACAGCAACAATGCCAAATGGTACACAGTTATACTTACAA TGTTTGCCGTTTGTGGtatgtttacatttattactGCTCAATTTTGGTTGGTAATCCTTGATGTCATTTTATCGAGAAACATATCTCAATCTcgtgattttattattacaacgGAATATTTCATCGAtcaagaaaaacatttttatttaaacgttttGCATATATGTGCAGCTGTTTGCATAGGATGTACCGCGATAGTAGCGGTGGGTACAATGGTCGTAGCATATTTCCAACATACCTGCGGAATGTTTAGGATTTCAAg ttatcGTATTGAACGCATAATGAGAACCAGTGTGCtacaaaatattacctcagagaacaaaattttgatatttaaaggaATAATATGTGCCATCGATATTCATCGGCAAGCTATGAA ATTGTGTGAAATATTGATATCCAAATTTGAGATAATGTTATTCTGCTTAATAGCAATTGGAGTGCTTTCTTTAAGCCTCAATCTATTCCGA ATTTTTCAGATTAGTGCATCTGAAGATAACATCAAGGAATTTGTATTTCCCGTTGTATTCGTAACGTCGACCGTTTTATACATGTTTATTGCTAACTATGTTGGGCAAGATATTATAGATCACACTAATCACGTATTCGTTACTGC GTACAGCGTTCAATGGTATCTAGCTCCCTTACAAATACAAAGAATGATTCTTTTTCTGTTGCAAAGAGGCggcaaaaattttactttgggTATTGGTGGATTATTTATTGGATCGTTAGAGTGTTTTGCGACG CTGGTGAAGGCTTCGGTATCTTACTTTACTGTTATGTATTCTATACAATAA
- the LOC139814676 gene encoding uncharacterized protein isoform X1: protein MRRRHLLYSPMRRIDRLIIDLFEEGISIDRSKRGDERNVLDIFAVTCVSMLEEMISAKDRYFSLNRILLLAIGLWPYKQSKLVQLQLTLHYGILGSFIIFQFTTFATTKCDLQLVIEILSVTTVFFNFVITYFSFHFNMDFVKYLLDLLQHTYDDLKDEGEIAIIEKYWSVAKRYTEALTLLVVFSVTSFILTPFLPYIYDIVFSANASRPNPSLQIVTEYFIDQERYFYLIILHTDAAFCIGGLTIVAIGTMFILYMQHVCGMLKITSYRMERIMTISITRMSGTKSASLIHKSIIYAVDMHRKALKILKTFLSSFNITFFVLILNGLLYASLNLYRIFREISSGQISGKVLQSLIYVNMYYLYTFLCNDISQQLMDENNGIFATVYNVQWYMAPLHIQKLILFLLQRGNKTLQIFVGGMIKGSLECFVTLASASISYFTFIYYTNQ, encoded by the exons atgaGAAGAAGACATCTGTTGTATTCCCCTATGCGTCGCATCGATCGCTTAATCATAGACCTCTTCGAAg AAGGAATATCAATCGATCGGTCGAAAAGAGGGGATGAACGGAATGTCCTCGACATCTTCGCAGTCACATGTGTTTCGATGCTCGAAGAGATGATCAGCGCGAAGGATCGGTACTTTAGTCTCAATCGGATTCTTTTGCTCGCGATTGGCTTGTGGCCTTATAAACAATCCAAACTTGTTCAATTGCAACTGACTTTGCATTATGGAATTCTGGgaagttttatcatatttcaa TTTACAACATTTGCGACCACAAAATGCGATCTGCAATTAGTTATTGAAATTCTCTCTGTCACAACCGTCTTTTTTAACTTCGTGATAACATACTTCTCGTTCCACTTTAACATGGATTTT gtaaaatatttattagatctACTTCAACACACTTACGACGATCTAAAAGACGAAGGAGAAATTGccattatagaaaaatactgGAGCGTTGCTAAACGTTATACTGAAGCACTTACGC TGCTCGTTGTCTTCAGCGTGACTTCTTTTATTCTTACACCATTTTTGCCATACATATACGATATTGTATTCTCTGCAAACGCGTCCCGGCCAAATCCATCGTTACAGATCGTCACAGAGTACTTCATCGAtcaagaaagatatttttatttaattatattgcataCGGATGCAGCATTCTGCATAGGAGGGCTTACAATAGTAGCGATAGGAACAATGTTCATATTATACATGCAACATGTCTGCGGAATGTTAAAGATTACCAG TTACCGTATGGAGCGGATCATGACAATCAGTATTACACGAATGAGCGGCACGAAAAGTGCGAGTTTGATTCACAAGAGCATCATTTATGCCGTAGATATGCATCGCAAAGCTTTAAA GATACTCAAAACTTTTCTATCTTCATTTAACATAACGTTCTTCGTTTTAATATTGAATGGATTGCTTTACGCGAGCCTCAATCTTTATCGA atttttcgaGAGATATCATCTGGACAAATTAGCGGGAAAGTGTTACAGTccttaatatatgtaaatatgtattatttatatactttcctCTGCAACGATATTTCGCAACAACTTATGGATGAAAACAATGGCATATTTGCTACAGT ATACAACGTTCAATGGTATATGGCTCCCTTACATATACAGAAGTTAATATTGTTCCTATTGCAAAGGGGCAATAAAACTTTACAGATATTTGTTGGCGGAATGATTAAAGGGTCCTTAGAATGCTTCGTCACG CTGGCCAGCGCATCAATATCTTacttcacatttatttattatacgaaTCAATAA
- the LOC139815259 gene encoding uncharacterized protein isoform X1: MIHLEARYYSLNRLLLLAVGLWPYQQSKFTQFQFIFFSATLSAGIIFQLTPLIVLKCTSDLVTKVLFSASFFTTFIITYNAFRLNIEVVKKLLMELQHILNELRDKNEIAIAEKYSCIANRYTIALAALGVCGIFVSIIVQFWSNLINVDVPMNISHQRSRHLFIITEYFVDQEMYFYLILFHVYVAFSIGATVMVGIGAMLITYLQHTCGMFRIASYRIEHAMGIDILQNITLKNKILMIEGIIYAVDIHRQAMKLSRHLLSAFEILMFCLITCGVVCVSINLFQIASSGNNVKEFLFPFLLVFACVTYMFIANYIGQIISDHNNHVFSTAYNVQWYRAPIHIQKMILFLLQRQTKEFTLSVGKLFHASMECFATLVKTSVSYFTVIYSTR, from the exons ATGATACATCTAGAAGCTCGATATTACAGTCTCAATAGACTTCTATTGCTTGCTGTTGGTTTATGGCCCTATCAGCAATCCAAATTTACTCAATTtcagtttatctttttctctgcTACTTTGTCAGCAGGTATTATATTTCAG CTGACACCATTAATAGTATTAAAGTGTACTTCGGACCTTGTTACCAAAGTGTTGTTTTCTGCATCTTTCTTTACAAcgtttataataacatataacgCATTCCGTCTTAACATTGAAGTT GTGAAAAAGTTATTGATGGAGCTTCAACATATACTAAACGAATTAAGGGATAAAAACGAAATTGCTATTGCAGAAAAATATAGTTGTATCGCTAATCGTTACACGATTGCGCTTGCGG CACTTGGAGTTTGTGGAATATTTGTTAGTATTATAGTTCAATTTTGGTCGAATTTGATTAATGTTGATGTACCGATGAATATATCTCACCAACGGTCACgtcatttattcattataacaGAGTATTTTGTCGATCAAGAGATGTATTTCTATTTGATTTTGTTCCATGTGTACGTAGCTTTTTCCATCGGAGCAACTGTAATGGTAGGAATAGGTGCAATGCTTATTACGTATCTTCAACATACCTGTGGAATGTTTAGAATTGCTAG CTATCGTATTGAACATGCAATGGGTATCgacattttacaaaacattacgctaaaaaataagattctgATGATCGAGGGCATAATTTATGCGGTCGACATTCATCGGCAAGCTATGAA ACTGTCTAGGCATTTGTTGTCCGCATTCGAGATACTAATGTTTTGCTTAATAACGTGTGGAGTGGTTTGTGTGAGCATCAACCTATTTCAA ATTGCATCATCTGGAAATAATGTTAAGGAATTCTTATTTCCGTTTCTTCTTGTATTTGCTTGTGTCACGTATATGTTTATAGCCAACTATATCGGGCAGATTATATCGGATCATAATAATCACGTATTTTCTACTGc gTACAATGTGCAATGGTATAGAGCTCCAATACACATACAGAAGATGATATTGTTCCTGTTACAAAGACAAACCAAGGAGTTTACTTTGAGTGTtggtaaattatttcatgCATCTATGGAATGTTTTGCCACG ctGGTTAAGACTTCGGTATCTTACTTTACCGTTATATATTCTACACGATAA
- the LOC139814676 gene encoding uncharacterized protein isoform X2 → MRRRHLLYSPMRRIDRLIIDLFEEGISIDRSKRGDERNVLDIFAVTCVSMLEEMISAKDRYFSLNRILLLAIGLWPYKQSKLVQLQLTLHYGILGSFIIFQFTTFATTKCDLQLVIEILSVTTVFFNFVITYFSFHFNMDFVKYLLDLLQHTYDDLKDEGEIAIIEKYWSVAKRYTEALTLLVVFSVTSFILTPFLPYIYDIVFSANASRPNPSLQIVTEYFIDQERYFYLIILHTDAAFCIGGLTIVAIGTMFILYMQHVCGMLKITSYLQLPYGADHDNQYYTNERHEKCEFDSQEHHLCRRYASQSFKIFREISSGQISGKVLQSLIYVNMYYLYTFLCNDISQQLMDENNGIFATVYNVQWYMAPLHIQKLILFLLQRGNKTLQIFVGGMIKGSLECFVTLASASISYFTFIYYTNQ, encoded by the exons atgaGAAGAAGACATCTGTTGTATTCCCCTATGCGTCGCATCGATCGCTTAATCATAGACCTCTTCGAAg AAGGAATATCAATCGATCGGTCGAAAAGAGGGGATGAACGGAATGTCCTCGACATCTTCGCAGTCACATGTGTTTCGATGCTCGAAGAGATGATCAGCGCGAAGGATCGGTACTTTAGTCTCAATCGGATTCTTTTGCTCGCGATTGGCTTGTGGCCTTATAAACAATCCAAACTTGTTCAATTGCAACTGACTTTGCATTATGGAATTCTGGgaagttttatcatatttcaa TTTACAACATTTGCGACCACAAAATGCGATCTGCAATTAGTTATTGAAATTCTCTCTGTCACAACCGTCTTTTTTAACTTCGTGATAACATACTTCTCGTTCCACTTTAACATGGATTTT gtaaaatatttattagatctACTTCAACACACTTACGACGATCTAAAAGACGAAGGAGAAATTGccattatagaaaaatactgGAGCGTTGCTAAACGTTATACTGAAGCACTTACGC TGCTCGTTGTCTTCAGCGTGACTTCTTTTATTCTTACACCATTTTTGCCATACATATACGATATTGTATTCTCTGCAAACGCGTCCCGGCCAAATCCATCGTTACAGATCGTCACAGAGTACTTCATCGAtcaagaaagatatttttatttaattatattgcataCGGATGCAGCATTCTGCATAGGAGGGCTTACAATAGTAGCGATAGGAACAATGTTCATATTATACATGCAACATGTCTGCGGAATGTTAAAGATTACCAG TTATTTACAGTTACCGTATGGAGCGGATCATGACAATCAGTATTACACGAATGAGCGGCACGAAAAGTGCGAGTTTGATTCACAAGAGCATCATTTATGCCGTAGATATGCATCGCAAAGCTTTAAA atttttcgaGAGATATCATCTGGACAAATTAGCGGGAAAGTGTTACAGTccttaatatatgtaaatatgtattatttatatactttcctCTGCAACGATATTTCGCAACAACTTATGGATGAAAACAATGGCATATTTGCTACAGT ATACAACGTTCAATGGTATATGGCTCCCTTACATATACAGAAGTTAATATTGTTCCTATTGCAAAGGGGCAATAAAACTTTACAGATATTTGTTGGCGGAATGATTAAAGGGTCCTTAGAATGCTTCGTCACG CTGGCCAGCGCATCAATATCTTacttcacatttatttattatacgaaTCAATAA
- the LOC139815196 gene encoding uncharacterized protein isoform X1: MICVETQYFSLNKILFLAVGLWPYQRTNLVRLHFIISLGILTTAILFQYTVFLTSKCTSYLVVKILSATFLFVIFVIKYITFAFNMEIMKNLLAQLQHIYNNLKDEYENVIVEKYSNNAKWYTVILTMFAVCGMFTFITAQFWLVILDVILSRNISQSRDFIITTEYFIDQEKHFYLNVLHICAAVCIGCTAIVAVGTMVVAYFQHTCGMFRISSYRIERIMRTSVLQNITSENKILIFKGIICAIDIHRQAMKLCEILISKFEIMLFCLIAIGVLSLSLNLFRIFQISASEDNIKEFVFPVVFVTSTVLYMFIANYVGQDIIDHTNHVFVTAYSVQWYLAPLQIQRMILFLLQRGGKNFTLGIGGLFIGSLECFATLVKASVSYFTVMYSIQ, translated from the exons ATGATCTGTGTCGAGACACAATATTTTAgtcttaataaaattctctttctcgctgTGGGCTTGTGGCCTTATCAACGAACGAATCTCGTCCGActtcattttattatctctCTGGGTATTCTTACAACcgctattttatttcaa TACACTGTGTTTCTAACTTCAAAATGTACTTCGTATCTCGTCGTCAAGATTCTCTCTGCTACATTTCTCTTTGTTATCTTTGTGATAAAATACATCACTTTTGCTTTTAATATGGAAATT ATGAAAAATTTACTGGCTCAActtcaacatatatataacaatctAAAAGATGAATACGAAAACGTTATTGTAGAAAAATACAGCAACAATGCCAAATGGTACACAGTTATACTTACAA TGTTTGCCGTTTGTGGtatgtttacatttattactGCTCAATTTTGGTTGGTAATCCTTGATGTCATTTTATCGAGAAACATATCTCAATCTcgtgattttattattacaacgGAATATTTCATCGAtcaagaaaaacatttttatttaaacgttttGCATATATGTGCAGCTGTTTGCATAGGATGTACCGCGATAGTAGCGGTGGGTACAATGGTCGTAGCATATTTCCAACATACCTGCGGAATGTTTAGGATTTCAAg ttatcGTATTGAACGCATAATGAGAACCAGTGTGCtacaaaatattacctcagagaacaaaattttgatatttaaaggaATAATATGTGCCATCGATATTCATCGGCAAGCTATGAA ATTGTGTGAAATATTGATATCCAAATTTGAGATAATGTTATTCTGCTTAATAGCAATTGGAGTGCTTTCTTTAAGCCTCAATCTATTCCGA ATTTTTCAGATTAGTGCATCTGAAGATAACATCAAGGAATTTGTATTTCCCGTTGTATTCGTAACGTCGACCGTTTTATACATGTTTATTGCTAACTATGTTGGGCAAGATATTATAGATCACACTAATCACGTATTCGTTACTGC GTACAGCGTTCAATGGTATCTAGCTCCCTTACAAATACAAAGAATGATTCTTTTTCTGTTGCAAAGAGGCggcaaaaattttactttgggTATTGGTGGATTATTTATTGGATCGTTAGAGTGTTTTGCGACG CTGGTGAAGGCTTCGGTATCTTACTTTACTGTTATGTATTCTATACAATAA
- the LOC139814676 gene encoding uncharacterized protein isoform X3, with protein MRRRHLLYSPMRRIDRLIIDLFEEGISIDRSKRGDERNVLDIFAVTCVSMLEEMISAKDRYFSLNRILLLAIGLWPYKQSKLVQLQLTLHYGILGSFIIFQFTTFATTKCDLQLVIEILSVTTVFFNFVITYFSFHFNMDFVKYLLDLLQHTYDDLKDEGEIAIIEKYWSVAKRYTEALTHRHRVLHRSRKIFLFNYIAYGCSILHRRAYNSSDRNNVHIIHATCLRNVKDYQLPYGADHDNQYYTNERHEKCEFDSQEHHLCRRYASQSFKIFREISSGQISGKVLQSLIYVNMYYLYTFLCNDISQQLMDENNGIFATVYNVQWYMAPLHIQKLILFLLQRGNKTLQIFVGGMIKGSLECFVTLASASISYFTFIYYTNQ; from the exons atgaGAAGAAGACATCTGTTGTATTCCCCTATGCGTCGCATCGATCGCTTAATCATAGACCTCTTCGAAg AAGGAATATCAATCGATCGGTCGAAAAGAGGGGATGAACGGAATGTCCTCGACATCTTCGCAGTCACATGTGTTTCGATGCTCGAAGAGATGATCAGCGCGAAGGATCGGTACTTTAGTCTCAATCGGATTCTTTTGCTCGCGATTGGCTTGTGGCCTTATAAACAATCCAAACTTGTTCAATTGCAACTGACTTTGCATTATGGAATTCTGGgaagttttatcatatttcaa TTTACAACATTTGCGACCACAAAATGCGATCTGCAATTAGTTATTGAAATTCTCTCTGTCACAACCGTCTTTTTTAACTTCGTGATAACATACTTCTCGTTCCACTTTAACATGGATTTT gtaaaatatttattagatctACTTCAACACACTTACGACGATCTAAAAGACGAAGGAGAAATTGccattatagaaaaatactgGAGCGTTGCTAAACGTTATACTGAAGCACTTACGC ATCGTCACAGAGTACTTCATCGAtcaagaaagatatttttatttaattatattgcataCGGATGCAGCATTCTGCATAGGAGGGCTTACAATAGTAGCGATAGGAACAATGTTCATATTATACATGCAACATGTCTGCGGAATGTTAAAGATTACCAG TTACCGTATGGAGCGGATCATGACAATCAGTATTACACGAATGAGCGGCACGAAAAGTGCGAGTTTGATTCACAAGAGCATCATTTATGCCGTAGATATGCATCGCAAAGCTTTAAA atttttcgaGAGATATCATCTGGACAAATTAGCGGGAAAGTGTTACAGTccttaatatatgtaaatatgtattatttatatactttcctCTGCAACGATATTTCGCAACAACTTATGGATGAAAACAATGGCATATTTGCTACAGT ATACAACGTTCAATGGTATATGGCTCCCTTACATATACAGAAGTTAATATTGTTCCTATTGCAAAGGGGCAATAAAACTTTACAGATATTTGTTGGCGGAATGATTAAAGGGTCCTTAGAATGCTTCGTCACG CTGGCCAGCGCATCAATATCTTacttcacatttatttattatacgaaTCAATAA
- the LOC139815259 gene encoding odorant receptor 9a-like isoform X3 has product MIHLEARYYSLNRLLLLAVGLWPYQQSKFTQFQFIFFSATLSAGIIFQLTPLIVLKCTSDLVTKVLFSASFFTTFIITYNAFRLNIEVVKKLLMELQHILNELRDKNEIAIAEKYSCIANRYTIALAAFSIGATVMVGIGAMLITYLQHTCGMFRIASYRIEHAMGIDILQNITLKNKILMIEGIIYAVDIHRQAMKLSRHLLSAFEILMFCLITCGVVCVSINLFQIASSGNNVKEFLFPFLLVFACVTYMFIANYIGQIISDHNNHVFSTAYNVQWYRAPIHIQKMILFLLQRQTKEFTLSVGKLFHASMECFATLVKTSVSYFTVIYSTR; this is encoded by the exons ATGATACATCTAGAAGCTCGATATTACAGTCTCAATAGACTTCTATTGCTTGCTGTTGGTTTATGGCCCTATCAGCAATCCAAATTTACTCAATTtcagtttatctttttctctgcTACTTTGTCAGCAGGTATTATATTTCAG CTGACACCATTAATAGTATTAAAGTGTACTTCGGACCTTGTTACCAAAGTGTTGTTTTCTGCATCTTTCTTTACAAcgtttataataacatataacgCATTCCGTCTTAACATTGAAGTT GTGAAAAAGTTATTGATGGAGCTTCAACATATACTAAACGAATTAAGGGATAAAAACGAAATTGCTATTGCAGAAAAATATAGTTGTATCGCTAATCGTTACACGATTGCGCTTGCGG CTTTTTCCATCGGAGCAACTGTAATGGTAGGAATAGGTGCAATGCTTATTACGTATCTTCAACATACCTGTGGAATGTTTAGAATTGCTAG CTATCGTATTGAACATGCAATGGGTATCgacattttacaaaacattacgctaaaaaataagattctgATGATCGAGGGCATAATTTATGCGGTCGACATTCATCGGCAAGCTATGAA ACTGTCTAGGCATTTGTTGTCCGCATTCGAGATACTAATGTTTTGCTTAATAACGTGTGGAGTGGTTTGTGTGAGCATCAACCTATTTCAA ATTGCATCATCTGGAAATAATGTTAAGGAATTCTTATTTCCGTTTCTTCTTGTATTTGCTTGTGTCACGTATATGTTTATAGCCAACTATATCGGGCAGATTATATCGGATCATAATAATCACGTATTTTCTACTGc gTACAATGTGCAATGGTATAGAGCTCCAATACACATACAGAAGATGATATTGTTCCTGTTACAAAGACAAACCAAGGAGTTTACTTTGAGTGTtggtaaattatttcatgCATCTATGGAATGTTTTGCCACG ctGGTTAAGACTTCGGTATCTTACTTTACCGTTATATATTCTACACGATAA